The Nostoc flagelliforme CCNUN1 genome includes a window with the following:
- a CDS encoding TetR/AcrR family transcriptional regulator — MPRTPAENERIRRVTREQILKATRELFFTKGYYATSIDDVAKAAQISKGLLYHYFKAKEELLAVLVDLRIDDLLFVMNTAATQQTPIEQIRYIIEGALENVSRQPEAFRFELNLLTQPKLDPVAAKYIQKLMDERAKQFVVQTQMFKKLGVPNPRHRSLYFSSTLQGITLMFSTYPETFPLEEMKAQMIEEFCD, encoded by the coding sequence ATGCCCCGGACTCCAGCCGAAAACGAACGCATTCGTCGTGTTACTCGTGAACAGATTCTCAAAGCCACAAGAGAACTTTTTTTCACTAAAGGCTACTATGCTACATCAATTGATGATGTTGCCAAAGCAGCCCAAATATCGAAGGGTCTACTATATCACTACTTTAAAGCCAAAGAAGAGCTTTTGGCAGTGTTGGTCGATCTTCGTATTGACGATTTGTTGTTTGTGATGAATACAGCAGCAACGCAACAAACTCCAATTGAACAAATTCGTTACATTATTGAAGGTGCGCTAGAGAATGTATCCCGACAACCCGAAGCATTCCGTTTTGAACTGAATCTGCTCACCCAACCTAAACTTGATCCGGTGGCCGCAAAATATATCCAAAAGTTGATGGATGAGCGAGCCAAGCAGTTCGTAGTTCAAACTCAAATGTTCAAAAAGCTTGGAGTCCCAAACCCACGACATCGCTCTCTCTATTTTTCATCCACACTCCAAGGTATCACGCTGATGTTTTCTACCTATCCAGAAACTTTTCCTTTAGAAGAAATGAAGGCTCAGATGATTGAGGAATTTTGCGATTAA
- a CDS encoding alpha/beta fold hydrolase, translating to MDLHYEVHGTGEAIVLIHCGGTDLRNWQFIIPPLSQLYRVIALDARGAGKSPPLIEAANYVEDLTKLLDQLGIDKAVFVGHSIGGQVATDFALSYPQKVSKLVLIAPALTGFEFSSAYQQWTQQVMAAAPNVEKMVMLTLTSPMYRVVMSSPQRDFLVEMMKHNTQRVLEWQTFDMIWPQPPASTRLSQLKTNTLLIIGKEDGEDLWRIAELFQQVPDIQFAYIEGADHLPTLTHPNEISCLITDFLNN from the coding sequence ATGGATTTACATTATGAAGTTCACGGAACTGGTGAAGCGATTGTTTTGATTCATTGTGGTGGCACAGATTTACGGAACTGGCAGTTTATTATCCCGCCATTATCACAGCTTTATCGGGTGATTGCTTTGGATGCTCGCGGGGCCGGAAAATCCCCACCTTTGATTGAAGCTGCCAATTATGTGGAGGATCTCACAAAGCTGCTTGATCAACTTGGTATTGACAAGGCTGTTTTTGTGGGACATTCCATTGGGGGGCAAGTTGCTACTGATTTTGCTTTGAGCTATCCTCAAAAAGTCTCGAAGCTTGTGTTGATTGCTCCCGCCCTGACAGGGTTTGAGTTTTCATCAGCCTACCAGCAGTGGACTCAGCAGGTGATGGCTGCTGCTCCAAATGTAGAAAAAATGGTCATGCTGACATTAACTAGCCCAATGTACCGTGTGGTCATGTCCAGTCCACAGCGCGATTTCCTCGTTGAAATGATGAAACATAACACACAGAGGGTACTGGAGTGGCAGACTTTTGACATGATTTGGCCACAGCCACCTGCCAGTACCAGATTGAGTCAGTTGAAGACAAACACACTGTTGATCATCGGTAAAGAAGATGGCGAAGACTTATGGCGCATTGCTGAATTATTTCAGCAAGTACCAGATATCCAATTTGCTTATATTGAAGGCGCAGACCACCTGCCAACGCTAACTCATCCCAACGAAATTAGCTGTCTAATTACTGATTTTCTGAACAACTAG
- a CDS encoding GFA family protein, with product MSLPYTGGCQCGNIRYEIRAQPLTLYLCHCKECQKQSSSAFGMSLTVPRDALVVTQGQPKAWIRKADSKHEVKNVFCGECGTRLFHERTYSPGTINVKAGTLDDTSNLLPVGNLWTRSAQPWVTISEEMLNYEGQPDDIHPLWDKWKQQSS from the coding sequence GTGAGTCTTCCATATACTGGAGGTTGTCAATGCGGAAATATCCGTTACGAAATCCGCGCCCAACCATTAACCCTTTACTTATGTCATTGCAAAGAATGTCAAAAACAATCATCCAGTGCCTTTGGAATGTCACTTACTGTACCACGAGATGCTTTAGTTGTGACCCAAGGACAGCCAAAAGCTTGGATTCGCAAAGCTGACAGCAAACATGAAGTAAAAAATGTATTCTGCGGTGAGTGTGGAACGCGGTTATTTCATGAGCGTACTTACAGCCCCGGTACGATTAACGTCAAAGCTGGAACATTAGACGATACAAGCAATTTACTTCCAGTTGGCAACCTTTGGACACGCAGCGCACAGCCTTGGGTAACAATTTCCGAGGAAATGCTCAACTACGAAGGGCAACCAGATGATATACATCCGTTATGGGACAAATGGAAACAACAGAGTTCATAG
- a CDS encoding calcium-binding protein, whose amino-acid sequence MANIIVGTNGNDTLVGQNSGTLTGGGGNDIYNIVAGAISITDFGGIGQGTNPTVGVIAEVDTLIFQGNRLTARNLLLTHNGSNLEITFQNNFSPKVTLQNFALENLDNLSTSTGATVNLGNIVFDGQTSTTDSFDVLNANSTQSTIFNKNTVTFLNDLNNNVSGFDNSDDVINGQGGDDIIDGKSGNDTLRGGAGNNLLSGGDGNDYLDVSGRSYTSDSNDDGVLFDSRLTGNNTLKGGAGDDTLTAGGSTGDNLLSGGDGNDYLDISGNYASYRDEFDSRSTGNNTLKGGAGNDTLRAAGSKGDNLLSGGDGNDYLDVSGSYGSYRIQSDSRSTGKNTLKGGAGDDTLIAGGSTGDNLLSGGNGNDYLDVSGSYSSTSDSKYFDSRSTGNNTLTGGNGNDILIGGNGNDILIGGDGTETFAFNSYNEGVDTIYDFNATNELIQVSKNSCINILWYY is encoded by the coding sequence ATGGCAAACATCATTGTTGGAACCAACGGGAATGATACCCTAGTCGGCCAAAACAGCGGCACCTTAACTGGTGGAGGTGGCAACGATATTTACAATATCGTGGCCGGCGCGATTTCTATTACGGATTTTGGTGGCATAGGTCAAGGGACAAATCCGACAGTAGGAGTCATTGCCGAAGTGGATACCCTAATATTCCAAGGTAATCGCTTGACTGCTCGAAATCTGCTACTTACGCACAATGGCAGCAATCTGGAAATCACCTTTCAAAATAATTTCAGTCCTAAAGTCACCCTGCAAAACTTTGCCCTAGAAAACCTGGATAACCTCAGTACATCTACAGGAGCCACTGTAAACTTAGGCAATATCGTGTTTGATGGACAAACTAGCACTACAGACAGCTTTGATGTCTTGAATGCCAACTCCACCCAAAGCACTATCTTCAACAAAAATACAGTTACCTTCCTTAACGACCTGAACAATAATGTTAGCGGTTTTGACAACTCAGATGATGTCATCAATGGCCAAGGGGGTGATGACATTATTGACGGCAAAAGTGGCAACGACACGCTGCGGGGTGGTGCGGGCAATAACCTGCTCTCTGGTGGCGATGGCAATGATTATCTTGATGTCTCTGGCAGGTCGTACACCTCTGACTCTAATGACGATGGTGTATTATTCGACTCTCGTTTAACAGGCAATAACACCCTCAAGGGAGGCGCAGGTGACGATACATTAACAGCTGGCGGTTCAACAGGCGATAACCTGCTCTCTGGTGGCGATGGCAATGATTATCTTGACATCTCTGGCAACTACGCGAGTTACCGTGATGAATTCGACTCTCGCTCAACAGGCAATAACACCCTCAAGGGAGGCGCAGGTAACGATACATTGAGGGCTGCCGGTTCAAAAGGCGATAACCTCCTTTCTGGTGGTGATGGTAATGATTATCTTGATGTCTCTGGCAGCTACGGGAGTTACCGTATTCAATCCGACTCTCGCTCAACAGGCAAGAACACCCTCAAGGGAGGTGCGGGTGACGATACATTAATAGCTGGCGGTTCAACAGGTGATAACCTGCTCTCTGGGGGCAATGGTAATGATTATCTTGACGTTTCTGGCAGCTACTCCAGCACGAGCGACTCAAAGTACTTCGACTCTCGCTCAACAGGCAATAACACCCTTACAGGGGGCAATGGTAATGACATCCTGATAGGGGGCAATGGTAATGACATCCTGATAGGAGGAGACGGGACTGAGACCTTTGCTTTCAATAGTTACAATGAAGGCGTTGACACTATTTATGATTTCAATGCTACTAATGAATTGATTCAGGTATCAAAGAACTCTTGCATAAATATTTTGTGGTATTATTAG
- a CDS encoding filamentous hemagglutinin N-terminal domain-containing protein, translating to MSSWRFTYWRSLLSIAIAGTSFLPGSYALAQIVPDAFIGNMSNVTQISNDLSIIVGGTQVGNSLFHSFSQLSVPTGNSAYFNNPLGIENIFTRVTGNNISNIDGLIRTNGTANLFLVNPNGIVFGSNPRLDIGGSFAATTASGLKFADGNGFNAINPQTPPLSIIPTQGLQYRESQPGATITTIGNLKVGQDLTFVADKIDLQGNL from the coding sequence ATGTCTAGTTGGCGTTTTACTTATTGGAGAAGTTTATTGAGTATTGCCATAGCGGGGACAAGTTTTTTGCCTGGAAGCTATGCGCTGGCTCAAATTGTTCCAGATGCCTTTATTGGCAATATGTCTAATGTTACACAAATAAGTAATGACCTCAGCATTATAGTCGGCGGTACTCAAGTAGGAAATAGCTTGTTCCACAGCTTCTCACAATTATCTGTACCTACTGGTAATAGTGCATACTTTAATAATCCTTTAGGTATTGAGAATATTTTTACTCGTGTGACGGGTAATAATATTTCTAATATTGATGGCTTAATCCGTACTAATGGCACGGCTAATTTATTTTTAGTAAACCCCAATGGTATTGTTTTTGGGTCTAATCCCCGTTTAGATATTGGTGGTTCATTTGCAGCAACTACTGCTAGTGGGTTGAAGTTTGCTGATGGTAATGGATTTAACGCTATTAATCCTCAAACACCACCTTTATCAATTATTCCAACTCAGGGTTTACAGTATAGAGAAAGTCAGCCAGGGGCAACTATTACCACTATCGGAAATTTAAAAGTTGGGCAAGATTTGACATTTGTAGCTGACAAAATTGATTTACAAGGGAATTTATAA
- a CDS encoding transposase, producing MPKPRVNDSEQDKTARFERIKKAITALEKQLAQISKQGDLAPQGAWVARYQVRQNQKKYWYYKLQASTACLPRATSSKLSKYKHLGKAGTQEHIDAVMSVFRRSVRDEIQKIIDTLDDCLLDISSGSEQEEEDPQD from the coding sequence ATGCCAAAACCAAGAGTCAACGATAGTGAACAAGACAAAACAGCTCGATTTGAACGAATTAAAAAGGCGATTACAGCTTTAGAAAAACAACTTGCACAAATATCAAAGCAGGGTGATCTTGCTCCACAAGGAGCTTGGGTAGCGCGTTACCAAGTCCGCCAAAATCAGAAAAAGTATTGGTACTATAAATTGCAAGCTTCTACTGCTTGCTTACCTAGAGCGACATCTTCAAAGCTGAGTAAATACAAGCATTTAGGCAAAGCTGGTACTCAAGAGCATATTGATGCTGTTATGTCTGTTTTCAGACGTTCTGTTAGGGATGAAATACAGAAAATAATTGATACCCTTGATGATTGTCTACTAGATATTAGTTCTGGTTCTGAGCAAGAAGAGGAAGATCCACAAGATTGA
- a CDS encoding pentapeptide repeat-containing protein has product MANEEQILIIEQGVKTWNDWRSKNKKIVVDLSNADFSNSNLSNVDFRYANLAGASQLCKKRGRSPKYSRDFIANK; this is encoded by the coding sequence ATGGCTAATGAGGAACAGATTCTAATTATCGAGCAAGGTGTAAAGACTTGGAATGATTGGAGAAGCAAAAATAAAAAAATTGTAGTAGACCTAAGTAATGCCGATTTTTCTAACTCTAATCTTAGTAATGTTGACTTTCGCTACGCTAACCTTGCGGGAGCATCCCAATTGTGCAAAAAGAGGGGGAGAAGCCCAAAATATTCGCGAGATTTCATCGCGAATAAATAG
- a CDS encoding metal-dependent hydrolase: MQEFLLISGTATSLLLGTANPAVIAAGAIAGLLPDIDISTSPAGRVLPWISRFFESRMPHRSCTHSLVASGAIAIVGYTAALFNPNLLNLAHALSVGYFFGWFADIFTRGGVEMFWPSPVRCVCPGNRNLRLRTGSNAEYFILILLIAIALGTFSINNSGGILTQFNRLIASPSGVQHIFNESGSTHLIKANIKGVRTGDRSKVNGQYLIIQVQGTGFLVQSDDGRIYKASTEPDAQIFLEEITADVGRPAITNIEALTLEDEPIGSAIAQFNRTGAMVFISGQLTVDGLETSGLPRDPYQFPVIKATDTSITLEAAPLAIDLQAIAVSSILRKSLKMGENQQGLTLNAFISCYENRGIFQKKQSTWTADPPTFADLENELQSRLEDGCNDSGKLLLKLAATFKYGIFSKPQPSIDFPIVRFDLSSLSKVPGLSAIAAETLLKQLFDRHKLMGEIDGKVPRCYALLDEVKEVK; this comes from the coding sequence ATGCAAGAGTTCTTATTAATTAGTGGCACGGCTACCAGTTTACTCCTTGGAACTGCCAACCCTGCTGTTATTGCGGCGGGTGCGATCGCTGGTCTTCTCCCAGACATCGACATCTCCACCTCACCCGCCGGCCGTGTCCTCCCTTGGATAAGTAGATTTTTTGAGAGCAGGATGCCTCACCGCAGCTGCACACACAGTTTAGTTGCCAGTGGTGCGATCGCAATTGTAGGTTACACCGCAGCGCTGTTTAATCCCAATCTCTTAAACCTTGCTCACGCCTTAAGTGTAGGTTACTTCTTTGGCTGGTTTGCAGACATTTTTACTCGCGGCGGTGTAGAAATGTTCTGGCCTTCCCCGGTGCGGTGTGTCTGCCCAGGCAATCGTAACTTGAGATTGAGAACTGGCAGTAATGCTGAGTATTTCATCCTTATATTGCTGATTGCGATCGCTCTCGGCACTTTCAGCATCAACAATTCAGGAGGAATCCTAACCCAGTTCAACAGACTAATCGCGTCCCCTTCAGGGGTGCAACATATTTTCAACGAGTCGGGGTCAACTCACTTAATTAAAGCCAACATTAAGGGGGTGCGAACAGGCGATCGCTCTAAGGTAAATGGGCAATATCTAATTATCCAGGTGCAGGGGACAGGCTTTTTAGTCCAGTCTGACGACGGGCGAATTTACAAGGCATCGACTGAACCCGATGCACAGATTTTCTTAGAGGAAATCACTGCTGATGTGGGCCGCCCAGCCATTACTAATATTGAGGCGTTGACTTTGGAGGATGAACCGATTGGCTCGGCAATCGCACAATTCAACCGCACTGGGGCGATGGTCTTCATCTCCGGTCAGTTAACAGTTGATGGGTTGGAAACTTCGGGTTTACCCCGTGACCCGTATCAGTTCCCTGTTATTAAGGCGACTGATACTAGTATCACCCTAGAAGCTGCACCCCTTGCAATAGACTTGCAAGCGATCGCTGTCTCATCTATCCTTAGAAAGTCCCTAAAAATGGGCGAAAATCAGCAAGGTTTAACTTTAAATGCCTTTATAAGCTGCTACGAAAATAGAGGTATTTTTCAGAAAAAACAGTCAACTTGGACGGCAGATCCTCCTACCTTTGCTGACTTAGAAAATGAACTTCAAAGTCGTCTAGAAGATGGTTGTAACGATTCAGGTAAGTTACTTTTAAAACTAGCCGCTACTTTCAAATACGGAATTTTTAGCAAGCCTCAGCCATCAATCGATTTTCCCATTGTCAGATTCGACTTGTCTTCATTATCTAAAGTACCTGGATTAAGTGCGATCGCAGCAGAAACTTTATTAAAACAGCTTTTTGACCGTCACAAACTAATGGGTGAAATTGATGGTAAAGTTCCTCGCTGTTATGCTCTACTAGATGAAGTAAAAGAAGTTAAGTAA
- a CDS encoding helix-turn-helix transcriptional regulator, translated as MSTNAIGELGDELMIIDKSLIASIRWNKELGRKLKILRGTESMQSLAKRAGCAYQLIQHLERGEYPESSPRNSAPTVSTEKLEGICQALSIKIEDFLGCPLVKLPQKIHNVA; from the coding sequence ATGTCTACTAATGCAATTGGTGAACTGGGTGATGAATTAATGATTATCGATAAAAGCTTAATCGCATCTATTCGATGGAATAAGGAATTAGGCAGAAAACTGAAAATTTTACGAGGTACAGAGTCTATGCAGTCTCTGGCTAAACGAGCTGGTTGTGCTTATCAATTAATTCAACATTTGGAGCGCGGAGAATACCCGGAATCAAGTCCAAGAAATTCAGCACCTACAGTTTCTACTGAAAAGCTAGAAGGTATATGCCAAGCACTTTCTATTAAAATTGAGGATTTTCTCGGATGTCCGTTAGTAAAATTACCTCAGAAAATTCATAATGTTGCTTGA
- a CDS encoding ribbon-helix-helix domain-containing protein, whose amino-acid sequence MVLSVVTAKKRISLYLDEALKSDLERLAKIRKRSLSNLIEVLCEEELERARNNGELKDA is encoded by the coding sequence ATGGTGTTGTCGGTGGTTACAGCCAAAAAGCGAATATCGCTTTACTTGGACGAAGCATTAAAGTCTGACTTAGAACGGCTAGCTAAGATTAGGAAGCGTTCTCTGTCAAATTTAATAGAAGTCCTTTGCGAAGAAGAGTTGGAGCGTGCCAGGAATAATGGAGAGTTAAAGGATGCTTGA